One Candidatus Planktophila limnetica DNA segment encodes these proteins:
- a CDS encoding aspartate-semialdehyde dehydrogenase produces MSNKPSLAVVGATGAVGTVMLSILSERADVWGEIRLIASARSAGKKLKCRGEELTVVALSPEAFDGIDVAMFDVPDEVSAEWAPIAASRGAVVVDNSGAFRMDADVPLVVPEVNPEMVKQRPRGIISNPNCTTLSMIVAMGALHKTYGLKELVVSSYQAASGAGQSGIDALRAQMKQVAGTDAGDATGDLRKHVTDLGPFPAPLALNVVPWAGSLKADGYSSEELKVRNESRKILGLANLKVSATCVRVPVITTHSLTVHAVFEKEPSRKAAQDILANAAGVKLVDDPENYKFPTPADVVGTDPTWVGRVRKSIDDPMALDLFVCGDNLRKGAALNTAQIAELLAVEFTK; encoded by the coding sequence ATGAGTAACAAACCTTCACTTGCAGTTGTTGGTGCCACTGGAGCCGTTGGCACAGTAATGCTCAGTATTTTGTCTGAGCGTGCTGATGTGTGGGGCGAGATTCGTTTGATCGCGTCCGCTCGAAGTGCGGGAAAGAAACTTAAATGCCGCGGTGAAGAACTCACAGTTGTTGCCTTATCGCCAGAGGCGTTCGACGGCATTGATGTTGCGATGTTTGATGTGCCAGATGAAGTTTCTGCTGAGTGGGCACCAATTGCGGCATCTCGTGGCGCAGTTGTTGTTGATAACTCGGGAGCATTTCGTATGGACGCCGATGTTCCGCTAGTTGTCCCAGAAGTAAATCCAGAGATGGTTAAGCAACGTCCGCGTGGAATTATCTCTAATCCAAATTGCACAACTCTTTCGATGATTGTTGCAATGGGTGCGCTACATAAAACTTACGGACTTAAAGAGTTAGTTGTCTCTTCTTATCAAGCAGCATCTGGTGCTGGTCAATCAGGTATTGATGCGCTTCGCGCGCAAATGAAACAAGTTGCTGGAACGGACGCGGGAGATGCAACTGGAGATCTTCGTAAACATGTGACAGACCTTGGTCCTTTTCCAGCGCCCCTTGCACTCAACGTTGTGCCATGGGCTGGTTCTTTAAAGGCAGATGGTTATTCATCTGAAGAATTAAAGGTTCGCAATGAATCACGAAAGATTCTTGGACTCGCAAACCTAAAGGTTTCTGCAACATGTGTTCGCGTGCCAGTTATTACAACGCACTCACTAACTGTGCATGCTGTCTTTGAGAAAGAACCATCACGTAAAGCAGCGCAAGATATTCTTGCTAACGCGGCTGGCGTTAAGTTGGTGGATGACCCTGAAAACTATAAGTTCCCAACACCGGCAGATGTAGTTGGCACAGATCCAACGTGGGTTGGTCGTGTTCGAAAGAGCATTGATGATCCAATGGCTTTAGACCTATTTGTGTGTGGTGACAATCTGCGCAAGGGTGCTGCGCTTAATACAGCACAGATTGCCGAACTACTTGCAGTTGAATTTACTAAGTAA
- a CDS encoding GatB/YqeY domain-containing protein, with the protein MGIKETLQANLTEAIRSRDEIVSGTIRMVLTAITNEEVSGKEARVLTDAEIITVLSREAKKRREAAEAFADAGRADKAALEKAEGEVIAKYLPEQMSEDEIKKLIAAAIAQTGASGPGDMGKVMGVIKGQTAGKADGGTVSGLVKEALNK; encoded by the coding sequence ATGGGCATTAAAGAAACTTTGCAAGCAAACCTGACCGAAGCAATTCGCAGCCGAGATGAAATCGTTTCGGGCACGATTCGTATGGTGTTGACTGCGATTACCAATGAAGAAGTATCAGGTAAAGAAGCACGCGTGCTGACAGATGCCGAAATTATTACTGTGCTTTCACGTGAGGCAAAGAAGCGCCGCGAAGCAGCAGAGGCGTTTGCTGATGCAGGTCGCGCGGATAAAGCAGCTCTTGAAAAAGCAGAGGGTGAAGTTATTGCTAAGTATTTGCCTGAGCAGATGAGCGAAGATGAGATTAAGAAACTTATTGCCGCGGCCATTGCACAAACTGGTGCAAGTGGACCTGGCGATATGGGCAAAGTAATGGGTGTTATTAAAGGACAAACTGCAGGAAAAGCAGATGGTGGAACAGTCTCTGGTCTAGTGAAAGAAGCGTTAAACAAATGA
- a CDS encoding DUF4177 domain-containing protein: protein MKYEYATVPLLSHATKQILDTWGSDGWELVQVIPAPGTGEQLVAYMKREVK, encoded by the coding sequence ATGAAATATGAATACGCAACAGTTCCATTGTTATCTCATGCAACAAAGCAGATCCTTGATACATGGGGTTCTGATGGCTGGGAACTCGTACAAGTAATTCCTGCACCCGGCACTGGCGAACAACTAGTTGCTTACATGAAGCGAGAAGTTAAGTGA
- a CDS encoding RidA family protein translates to MSTDVRAKLAELGLELPVAAKPLAAYVPAVRTGNIVFTAGQLPLVNGEMAGTGKVGDSVTPERAKELAQVCALNALAAVALVADVNKISKVIRVVGYVNGASGYIAHPAVVNGASELFVHIWGEAGKHARSAIGVAELPLDSPVEIELTVEIAD, encoded by the coding sequence GTGAGCACCGATGTTCGCGCAAAGCTTGCAGAACTTGGTCTAGAACTTCCTGTTGCTGCAAAGCCACTTGCCGCATACGTTCCAGCGGTTCGCACAGGAAACATAGTTTTTACTGCAGGTCAATTGCCATTAGTAAATGGCGAGATGGCAGGCACTGGAAAAGTTGGTGACAGCGTCACACCTGAGCGCGCTAAGGAGCTTGCACAGGTTTGCGCACTTAATGCTTTAGCAGCTGTTGCACTGGTGGCAGACGTAAACAAAATTTCTAAAGTTATCCGCGTAGTTGGTTATGTAAATGGCGCATCTGGATATATCGCGCACCCTGCAGTTGTAAACGGCGCATCAGAACTCTTTGTACACATTTGGGGTGAAGCAGGAAAGCATGCACGTTCTGCTATTGGTGTTGCTGAATTACCTTTGGATTCTCCCGTTGAAATTGAGTTAACGGTAGAAATCGCGGATTAG